The sequence actttgattattattattttatctctcTTTTCTCGTCATACACACCGCGCGAACGGTTACTTATCGATGTCTCTCTCGCACTCGACCACGATGAATAACGAAACGGAGACGCGTGTAATGTAAAACGGCGTGTTTATAAAAACGGCGTCGTACGCGTTTTCGTATTCATTCGAAGCGCAACCACTTCTCCGTGCGGTCGTATCGCGGCcactttgttgttttatttctctataatataGTGAATTCGAATTTCGACCAAGCCCGCCGATCACAATGGCTCGCACAAAGCAGACCGCTCGCAAGTCCACCGGTGGAAAGGCGCCGAGGAAGCAGCTCGCCACCAAAGCGGCCCGCAAGAGTGCGCCCGCAACCGGTGGCGTGAAGAAGCCCCATCGCTACAGGCCCGGCACGGTTGCTCTGCGTGAGATTCGTCGCTACCAGAAGAGCACTGAGCTACTGATCCGCAAGTTGCCGTTCCAACGTCTCGTCCGTGAGATAGCGCAGGACTTCAAGACTGACCTCCGCTTCCAGAGCTCGGCCGTCATGGCCCTGCAGGAGGCGAGCGAAGCGTACCTCGTAGGTCTATTTGAAGACACCAATCTGTGCGCTATACACGCTAAGAGAGTGACCATTATGCCAAAGGACATTCAATTGGCCCGCCGTATCCGTGGTGAACGCGCCTAAGATCCGTTTGTTGTTTGCATTGTTCGTGTCTCGTCGTGTCGTGTCGTGTGGTGTGTGGTTTCAATATGaaataacataacataacataacatgACATAGCACAGAGGACACGTCATCGGACATcgaatgttaaaaaaaaaaaaaaaggcccTTTTCAGGGCCGCACGTGATTCATTTTAAtagtacctaacctaactataAATGTTTTCCACTGTGCAGTAACAGAAACAGACAAcgaaatacctaataatattgttatgagaatgataaatattaatattattatattacctactgcATACtgaatattgttataaataacaaacaaacagaaaacTTACCTACCTGATGAATTTTAGATTTTAGTAATGTAAACATTCAGTAACCATTAACCTTAAATTCTTCTAATGAAATAGTTTTTTCATTTAGATGTTGGTACatttggcatttttttttttttttttttttttttaaatcacaagGCTGaggtaaaaatataacagtaCAGACTACAGTCGAATTGGGAATCATCAAGgaggattttatttaataacttaattaaagatattatattatgaaacctTATTTgtgttaaactttttttttttttttttaaatcacataaGGCTGAGGTAAAATAACAGTACAGACTACAGTCGAATTGGGAATCATCAAGgaggattttatttaatatcttaattaaagataatataatattatgaaacctTATTTgtgttaaacttttttttttttttttttttttaaatcacataaGGCTGAGGTAAACTACGATACGGTtacggtattttttttttttttttttttttttttttatttaatttctctaaaaatatttgcgattaaaaaaaatgaattaatgttgtcaattattgtgattgagtttgaatttatgattttgatatcatattattattattattcaaagatTATTAACGTAGTCCCTCGATATGCACGATATATTATCTATCCGTCTCCGTCGCGCATCGAGGCCGGGCCGAGCGAAACGCGTGTATAATGTGTGTGTATAAATAGAGGCGATTTAAACGTTGCGGAGCGCACAAGCTTTCGGGCACGCAGTAGGCATGGGCGTTGAATCAACGGACTAGTTAAATTAACCGTCTATGTACATTCAACGATTCGACTAGTCCATCGCTCACCAACGCACTAGTTGAATTCAACGACTAAACAAAAGAGTCGAAACGCTCGTCAACGTGTCCGCGACGGTTAACTCTTCGACGTGGCCGTATAATAGTCCACCGTAGACGGTTAAACGACTCGTCGTAGACGGCTCGTCAGTCGACACGTTTGTATTAACTCGATCGACGCGACGCGTCGCGAGTTGATAGTTCAATATTTTTACCATTAATTCCGTTTGACTTTGAATGAGATTACTATGATCAATGCtcgaaatattgaaaaaaaaggagattaatttgtattaatttgatattattgaattaaataataatttaatataaatttataaatttatatttataaatttatatttataaatttatatttataaatttatatttataaatttctattATTGAATTGTCTTAAAAatctaagatattttttttattcagttaatttattacatatcataaggattacctacctataataatatattgaataatgttaatatatcgACTATAACTAACGACTTAAAACGACAAGTTAAATCATAAACAAAAACTTGGTAATAGATAggtgatatattatatataattgttaaaaaatagctttgacttttaaagtgaaacttttattacatcgtctcaaactttttggtctgtgtagcgcatgttgcgtgacgcacgatacgtacgataattatcgataatatttagttaaatgtctatagtgtgaaaaaaagtttcacttttaccgtggtttcataaaaccacacaacttATTTCTTTACTAGAGACAACGCTGACATTGAATTCTTTGAAAATCTATAATTCGTAA comes from Colias croceus chromosome 23, ilColCroc2.1 and encodes:
- the LOC123702077 gene encoding histone H3 translates to MARTKQTARKSTGGKAPRKQLATKAARKSAPATGGVKKPHRYRPGTVALREIRRYQKSTELLIRKLPFQRLVREIAQDFKTDLRFQSSAVMALQEASEAYLVGLFEDTNLCAIHAKRVTIMPKDIQLARRIRGERA